A part of Curtobacterium sp. MCLR17_036 genomic DNA contains:
- a CDS encoding cytidine deaminase encodes MSTDLPASAAALTDDDHALIEVARSTIDATTDAGPDEDGVHTMGAAVRSADGRVFAGVNVHHFTGGPCAELVAIGAARAGGATELTAIVAVGNHGRGVTSPCGRDRQVLVDLHPDIRVVLPGPDGLVSVAARDLLPLAYDHRAAQV; translated from the coding sequence ATGTCGACCGACCTGCCCGCCTCTGCGGCCGCGCTGACCGACGACGACCACGCGCTCATCGAGGTCGCCCGCTCGACCATCGACGCCACCACGGACGCCGGCCCCGACGAGGACGGCGTGCACACCATGGGTGCGGCCGTGCGCAGCGCCGACGGACGGGTCTTCGCCGGCGTGAACGTGCACCACTTCACCGGCGGCCCCTGCGCCGAGCTCGTCGCCATCGGCGCCGCACGGGCCGGCGGCGCGACCGAGCTCACCGCGATCGTCGCGGTCGGCAACCACGGCCGGGGCGTGACGAGCCCCTGCGGTCGTGATCGCCAGGTCCTCGTCGACCTCCACCCGGACATCCGCGTAGTCCTGCCCGGTCCGGACGGGCTGGTGAGCGTCGCCGCACGCGACCTGCTGCCGCTGGCGTACGACCACCGAGCCGCGCAGGTCTGA
- a CDS encoding helix-turn-helix transcriptional regulator, with amino-acid sequence MDEHPVDSDLGGLLRAWRERLAPEDVGLEPYGRRRTPGLRREEVAQLAGVSVDYVTRLEQGRFRAPSAQVTVALARALQLNRVEHDLLHRAAGIAPPVAGAVSRHVPPGVQRMVSRLAAFPVAVFAADWSLLDSTPLWQRLFHSPSVLADPAQNLLVQTFVDDSVAGIATAHGGSDQFERALVADLRRSVALFGQDADLRAFVGDLRARSPRFDLLWSEGRAAAHTTLTKTVHNRLVGDVVLDCDVMVVPDTDVKIVLYSCAAAGPDAEKLDFLRVGAASAFG; translated from the coding sequence GTGGACGAGCACCCCGTGGACTCCGACCTCGGCGGCCTGCTGCGCGCCTGGCGGGAACGCCTGGCCCCCGAGGACGTCGGCCTCGAGCCGTACGGACGTCGACGCACCCCGGGCCTGCGACGGGAGGAGGTGGCCCAGCTCGCCGGCGTCAGCGTCGACTACGTCACACGGTTGGAGCAGGGACGGTTCCGCGCACCGTCGGCACAGGTCACGGTGGCACTCGCCCGTGCCCTGCAGCTGAACCGCGTCGAGCACGACCTGCTGCACCGCGCAGCCGGCATCGCTCCGCCCGTGGCCGGTGCGGTCTCCCGCCACGTCCCGCCCGGCGTGCAGCGGATGGTGTCCCGCCTGGCCGCGTTCCCGGTCGCCGTCTTCGCCGCGGACTGGTCCCTGCTCGACTCGACGCCGCTGTGGCAGCGCCTGTTCCACAGCCCGTCCGTCCTCGCCGACCCGGCGCAGAACCTGCTGGTCCAGACGTTCGTCGACGACTCCGTCGCGGGCATCGCGACGGCGCACGGCGGGTCGGACCAGTTCGAACGGGCCCTCGTCGCCGATCTCCGCCGATCCGTCGCGCTGTTCGGGCAGGACGCCGACCTCCGCGCCTTCGTCGGCGACCTCCGTGCGCGCAGCCCCCGGTTCGACCTGCTCTGGAGCGAGGGACGGGCAGCGGCACACACCACGCTCACGAAGACCGTGCACAACCGCCTGGTCGGCGACGTCGTCCTCGACTGCGACGTCATGGTCGTCCCGGACACGGACGTGAAGATCGTGCTCTACAGTTGCGCAGCCGCCGGACCCGACGCCGAGAAGCTCGACTTCCTGCGAGTCGGAGCGGCCAGCGCCTTCGGCTGA
- a CDS encoding SDR family NAD(P)-dependent oxidoreductase, whose amino-acid sequence MTTTLITGANTGIGFEMARQLTAAGHDVWIGARDLDRGRAAAEALGAHTVQLDVTDDGSVAAAVALLGDRVGRLDVLVNNAGVLGEVAPPAEMTVDQIRAVYETNVFGLVRVTRAFLPLLRRGAHPSVVNVTSGLGSFTLTGDPQRVESQYPLAAYGSSKTAVTMLTMQYARTIPDIRFNAVDPGQTATEFTGGLGHTVEQGASAAVRIATLGAAAPTGTATDADGTLPW is encoded by the coding sequence ATGACGACCACCCTGATCACCGGCGCGAACACGGGCATCGGGTTCGAGATGGCCCGGCAACTGACAGCCGCGGGTCACGACGTGTGGATCGGCGCACGGGACCTCGACCGGGGCCGCGCCGCCGCCGAGGCGCTCGGGGCACACACCGTCCAGCTCGACGTCACCGACGACGGGTCCGTGGCGGCAGCCGTCGCGCTGCTCGGGGACCGCGTCGGACGGCTCGACGTCCTGGTGAACAACGCCGGGGTCCTCGGCGAGGTCGCTCCGCCGGCGGAGATGACCGTCGACCAGATCCGTGCGGTCTACGAGACGAACGTGTTCGGTCTGGTCCGCGTCACCCGCGCGTTCCTGCCGCTGCTCCGACGCGGAGCACACCCGTCGGTGGTCAACGTCACCAGTGGACTCGGGTCGTTCACGCTGACCGGCGACCCGCAGCGGGTCGAGTCGCAGTACCCGCTCGCCGCCTACGGCTCGTCGAAGACGGCCGTGACGATGCTGACCATGCAGTACGCCAGGACGATCCCGGACATCCGCTTCAACGCGGTCGATCCGGGCCAGACAGCCACCGAGTTCACCGGGGGACTCGGTCACACCGTCGAGCAGGGCGCGTCCGCGGCGGTCCGCATCGCGACGCTCGGAGCAGCGGCGCCGACCGGCACCGCGACCGATGCGGACGGCACCCTGCCCTGGTGA
- a CDS encoding DUF6177 family protein yields MVRHPLIDDVVGTALVVDSASPVVWLTEAFASLLRRAADAGRTVVLRTGQEAAITPALRHALGAYGAAWVVAGPDGRLRDGRTGVAASGVEDFVHVAPELVGAPAPEHPVSDGSVRQISIDLTLRHHPERAVDMGSAIEALCHTVGTCPTRWGTAEPLAVPWDRWVVTQYAKHEAPGVSTSYAVGEGFSATMTAHLVDGVVVETMSAALTVPEADADPDLADRLFAAVQQVADQVVPVFGVVMQRRGDADHLVRAVSHGEPTPLAVVVGPEAVAFLDRDGTWPPQRTTIASFGTRTGAGTDDGGMIIRFEDGWEALESFLDRIDEDRFLRLVGGAPLDPAHDEGALDGHVRESRVAGGRGAA; encoded by the coding sequence ATGGTCAGGCATCCCCTCATCGACGACGTGGTGGGCACAGCCCTCGTGGTCGACTCCGCCTCGCCCGTCGTGTGGCTGACGGAGGCGTTCGCGTCGCTGCTCCGTCGCGCCGCCGACGCCGGACGCACGGTCGTGCTCCGCACCGGCCAGGAGGCAGCCATCACCCCCGCCCTGCGGCACGCGCTCGGCGCGTACGGCGCCGCGTGGGTCGTGGCCGGCCCCGACGGACGCCTGCGGGACGGGCGGACGGGGGTCGCCGCCTCCGGCGTCGAGGACTTCGTGCACGTCGCCCCCGAGCTCGTGGGCGCACCCGCACCGGAGCACCCGGTGTCCGACGGCTCGGTCCGCCAGATCAGCATCGACCTGACCCTGCGCCACCACCCGGAACGCGCGGTGGACATGGGGTCCGCGATCGAGGCCCTGTGCCACACGGTCGGCACCTGCCCGACGCGCTGGGGCACGGCCGAGCCGCTCGCGGTGCCGTGGGACCGCTGGGTCGTCACGCAGTACGCGAAGCACGAGGCCCCCGGGGTCTCCACGTCGTACGCGGTGGGCGAGGGGTTCTCGGCGACGATGACCGCCCACCTGGTGGACGGCGTGGTCGTCGAGACGATGTCGGCCGCCCTGACGGTCCCCGAGGCGGACGCCGACCCCGACCTGGCGGACCGGCTCTTCGCCGCCGTGCAGCAGGTCGCCGACCAGGTCGTCCCGGTCTTCGGCGTCGTCATGCAGCGTCGCGGAGACGCCGACCACCTGGTGCGGGCGGTCTCGCACGGGGAACCGACGCCGCTCGCCGTGGTCGTCGGCCCGGAGGCCGTCGCCTTCCTCGACCGCGACGGCACCTGGCCACCCCAGCGCACGACGATCGCGTCCTTCGGGACCCGGACCGGTGCCGGCACCGACGACGGCGGCATGATCATCCGGTTCGAGGACGGCTGGGAAGCCCTGGAGTCGTTCCTCGACCGCATCGACGAGGACCGCTTCCTGCGGCTCGTCGGCGGAGCGCCGCTCGACCCCGCACACGACGAGGGTGCCCTGGACGGCCACGTCCGCGAGTCCCGGGTGGCGGGCGGTCGCGGTGCCGCGTGA